A window of Reinekea marina contains these coding sequences:
- a CDS encoding ATP-dependent helicase has product MRYTDEQSNIIQHPSGHARIIAVAGSGKTQTLTAYVSARLAAGVSPKRMLILMYNKSAQQDFQRRLIDQSGLPPSQLPNVRTFHSLGFKLCESLVEQGHMPAFDRALLKDSEIEQVLWRILRSIADATLAEDILARKKKWVEPMLSFIEQVKSTLDSPTDVFERSGLPKSCQLFIEAFDHFEDWRAQQQKLSFNDLLYEPALRFKKEPAIASHFAAHMDEIIVDEFQDINPTQQFLLDTLHGNRGQVIVVGDPDQTIYEFRGSRPSLLTHTFSETFANVKDYQLSNTFRFGHEISLLANQVIAGNYQDNHPRTQCFSHDSTPSTTVTALRGVDSAALALTEIKQWAEHRALNEIAVLNRLWSNSVRLELMLLSENIPYQLDHSKVVLERHELKPFRVLFQLASGANTTWNSSVRRAAWQALLTQPFLKIKKSLTDTMMRSLVGHTHKWGQALRNAIPETLSKYQAEQLLERARWIEKAERGKATAYELTVGWVQGTDYYDALKDNAFSVSQVDDQIATVKAFAKFLRQNNWAASDTTEHLAVLLQQKRENTGEGVLISSIHKAKGREWPLVIIPELNGRFYPYEPEHEMASPSSLASERRLLYVAMTRAQERLVLCVPKEDSELPMSPFLPMDFIEGIPKFLEAIKNDQSTVALPRLMHRPSVGHYKESFQSEVTIDWSIGSTIDSLVGQTVSHPKLGIGQIVKESSSRISIHFLTEKKIREFERDIVLPLIKF; this is encoded by the coding sequence GTGCGCTATACCGACGAACAATCTAACATCATTCAGCATCCGTCTGGTCATGCCCGTATTATCGCGGTAGCCGGCTCAGGTAAAACCCAAACCTTAACGGCCTATGTCTCCGCTCGTTTAGCGGCGGGAGTGTCGCCCAAACGCATGCTGATCTTAATGTACAATAAATCGGCGCAGCAAGATTTTCAGCGTAGATTAATCGATCAATCGGGCCTGCCTCCGAGTCAGTTACCTAATGTTCGTACCTTTCATTCTTTGGGTTTTAAGCTGTGCGAAAGCTTGGTTGAGCAAGGGCACATGCCAGCATTTGATCGAGCGCTTCTCAAAGACAGCGAGATTGAGCAAGTGTTGTGGCGCATTTTAAGGTCGATAGCCGATGCGACGCTTGCAGAGGATATTCTCGCACGAAAAAAGAAATGGGTAGAACCCATGCTGTCTTTTATCGAGCAGGTCAAAAGTACGTTAGATTCGCCAACGGATGTCTTTGAACGCTCAGGTTTACCCAAAAGTTGCCAGCTTTTTATTGAAGCATTTGATCACTTCGAAGACTGGCGAGCCCAGCAGCAAAAACTCTCTTTTAATGATCTACTTTATGAGCCTGCCCTAAGGTTTAAAAAAGAACCTGCAATTGCCTCGCACTTTGCCGCGCATATGGATGAAATAATTGTTGATGAGTTTCAAGATATCAATCCTACCCAGCAATTTCTGCTAGATACTCTGCATGGCAACAGAGGGCAGGTAATCGTTGTCGGCGATCCTGACCAAACGATCTATGAATTCCGTGGCTCTCGCCCCAGTTTGCTAACGCATACTTTTTCAGAAACATTTGCCAACGTGAAAGATTATCAGTTGAGTAATACGTTTCGCTTTGGTCATGAAATCAGTTTGCTGGCCAACCAAGTTATTGCTGGAAATTATCAAGACAATCACCCTAGAACCCAATGTTTTTCGCATGATTCAACACCCTCAACAACCGTAACAGCTTTGCGAGGAGTAGACAGTGCGGCATTAGCTCTAACCGAAATTAAGCAATGGGCAGAGCATCGGGCACTAAACGAGATAGCGGTTTTGAATCGTCTTTGGTCCAACAGTGTCCGTCTAGAGTTAATGTTGTTATCGGAAAACATACCTTACCAATTAGATCACAGTAAGGTGGTGTTGGAGCGTCATGAGTTAAAGCCTTTTAGAGTGTTATTTCAGCTCGCTTCTGGCGCAAATACCACATGGAATAGCTCGGTTCGCAGAGCTGCATGGCAAGCATTATTAACGCAGCCATTTTTGAAAATTAAAAAATCGTTGACGGATACCATGATGCGCTCGCTCGTAGGCCATACCCATAAATGGGGGCAAGCGCTTCGAAATGCCATTCCTGAAACCTTATCGAAGTATCAAGCTGAGCAGCTGTTAGAGCGAGCACGATGGATAGAAAAAGCTGAGCGTGGCAAAGCCACAGCCTATGAACTGACCGTCGGCTGGGTGCAAGGCACCGACTATTATGATGCTTTAAAAGACAATGCGTTTTCCGTTTCGCAAGTAGACGATCAAATCGCAACGGTAAAAGCCTTCGCAAAATTCCTTCGCCAAAACAATTGGGCCGCGAGCGATACGACTGAACATTTGGCCGTGCTGTTGCAGCAAAAAAGGGAAAACACCGGTGAAGGTGTTTTAATCTCTTCGATTCATAAAGCCAAAGGTCGAGAGTGGCCACTGGTGATTATTCCAGAGTTGAATGGACGCTTTTACCCTTACGAGCCAGAGCATGAAATGGCCAGCCCTAGTTCGTTAGCCAGTGAGCGACGGCTGTTGTACGTCGCCATGACCCGAGCACAAGAAAGGCTAGTGTTGTGTGTCCCAAAAGAAGATTCTGAATTGCCCATGTCGCCTTTTTTACCGATGGACTTTATCGAAGGTATTCCAAAGTTTTTAGAGGCAATAAAAAATGACCAGAGCACTGTTGCTTTACCTAGGTTAATGCACCGACCCAGCGTCGGGCATTACAAAGAGAGTTTTCAAAGTGAAGTAACCATTGATTGGTCTATTGGCAGTACGATCGATAGCCTGGTTGGGCAAACAGTTTCACATCCAAAGTTAGGAATTGGGCAAATAGTCAAAGAAAGCTCAAGTAGAATTTCGATCCATTTTTTGACCGAAAAGAAAATAAGAGAATTTGAACGCGACATAGTGCTGCCGTTGATTAAATTTTAA
- a CDS encoding DUF4404 family protein, with product MPKTELKSLFQRLREKLPESEASPTQQMLMEKIQYHLHDEGEADPAEPNLRESVEILLDEIEAEHPKSAAIARNILETLAAIGI from the coding sequence ATGCCTAAAACCGAGCTAAAAAGTTTGTTCCAACGCCTTAGAGAGAAGTTGCCAGAATCGGAAGCCAGCCCAACGCAACAAATGCTGATGGAAAAAATACAGTACCATTTACACGATGAAGGGGAGGCAGACCCAGCCGAACCTAACTTAAGGGAATCGGTTGAAATTCTGCTTGATGAGATCGAAGCTGAGCACCCAAAAAGCGCAGCCATTGCACGCAATATTCTTGAAACGCTAGCCGCGATTGGTATTTAG
- a CDS encoding DNA recombination protein RmuC, with protein sequence MIEWLFADKSLFAAVFVLGFAVSSLAYLWLYGRGQREQGELLETLKQYELELAKVQGQLLQSQELDVTKQQLKKEFSLLASHLFEQKNNQFQQQSKANISAMLEPFEKQLSHFRQRVDEIHTHDTQGRAMLQSQLNQLRDLNGQLHKQAEDLTLALRGDKKLQGNWGELQLERILESVGLKNGREYQREANFKTTEGQNQRPDFVVNLPEGKHIIIDSKVTLNAYQRYVSADDEETQVQYLKQHIAAVRQHVRSLSDKNYPALEGLNAPEFVLMFMPIESAFVTAFEAEPRLFDEAFERNIVVVTPSTLLATLKTVATMWVLEKQNENASILFQHAGKIYDKMTVLVKKLEKLGQQVETTQSTWQEAMGTLRDGRGSLIEQVEKLKDLGAPTSKTMPENYHGKQVEKES encoded by the coding sequence ATGATTGAATGGTTGTTTGCCGATAAAAGCTTATTTGCAGCGGTCTTTGTATTGGGTTTTGCTGTCAGCAGTTTGGCTTATCTTTGGCTCTATGGTCGTGGACAGAGAGAACAGGGCGAATTACTGGAGACATTGAAGCAATACGAATTAGAACTCGCAAAAGTTCAAGGCCAATTACTTCAATCACAAGAATTGGATGTCACTAAACAACAACTAAAAAAAGAATTTAGTTTATTGGCTAGCCATTTGTTTGAACAAAAAAACAATCAATTTCAACAGCAATCAAAGGCCAATATCAGTGCTATGTTAGAGCCTTTTGAAAAGCAATTGTCTCACTTTCGTCAGCGAGTTGATGAAATACACACGCACGATACTCAAGGCCGAGCGATGTTGCAATCGCAGCTGAATCAGCTTAGAGATTTGAATGGCCAGCTGCATAAGCAAGCCGAAGACCTTACCCTAGCTTTACGTGGCGACAAAAAGTTGCAAGGTAACTGGGGTGAGTTGCAGTTAGAGCGCATATTAGAAAGCGTTGGTCTTAAAAATGGTCGAGAGTATCAACGAGAAGCAAACTTCAAAACCACTGAAGGACAGAATCAGCGGCCCGATTTTGTCGTTAATTTGCCCGAGGGCAAGCACATCATAATAGACAGTAAGGTTACTTTAAATGCGTATCAACGCTATGTCAGCGCAGATGACGAAGAGACACAAGTACAGTACTTAAAACAACACATCGCCGCCGTACGCCAGCATGTTCGAAGCTTAAGTGACAAAAACTACCCGGCCTTAGAAGGCTTAAATGCGCCTGAATTTGTGCTGATGTTTATGCCGATAGAAAGCGCATTTGTGACCGCCTTCGAAGCGGAGCCGCGTTTATTTGATGAGGCTTTTGAGCGCAATATTGTTGTTGTCACGCCTTCAACTTTATTGGCAACATTAAAAACGGTTGCCACCATGTGGGTGTTAGAAAAGCAGAATGAAAATGCATCTATCCTGTTTCAACATGCCGGTAAAATATACGACAAAATGACGGTGCTGGTGAAAAAGTTAGAAAAGCTCGGGCAGCAAGTGGAAACAACACAATCAACCTGGCAAGAAGCGATGGGGACGCTACGAGATGGTCGCGGCTCATTAATTGAACAGGTTGAAAAATTAAAGGACCTAGGGGCACCGACGTCTAAAACAATGCCCGAAAACTACCACGGCAAGCAAGTAGAGAAAGAAAGCTAA
- a CDS encoding TIGR01621 family pseudouridine synthase, whose protein sequence is MDLTNQPLDTPYIIERHEGFCIVFKPIGWTVQKDAQAPGILEWVTQTLSVPCFPVHRLDKPTSGLLIVALTRDANQKLSQLFASKEIQKTYLAISDQKPKKKQGWIKGDMASSRRGQYKLLRSQENPAITYFESELIEPGIRGFKLFPKTGKTHQLRVAMKSIGSPILGDALYSGSPSARLYLHAWQLAFDLEGRKYSVIAPPKDPLFRQWLESDQND, encoded by the coding sequence ATGGACCTAACAAATCAACCGTTAGATACTCCCTATATTATTGAGCGTCATGAGGGTTTTTGTATTGTCTTTAAACCCATTGGGTGGACAGTTCAAAAAGATGCCCAAGCGCCTGGGATATTAGAATGGGTGACGCAAACGCTTTCTGTGCCGTGCTTTCCTGTTCATCGATTAGACAAGCCTACTTCAGGGTTACTGATTGTGGCCCTAACTCGTGATGCGAATCAAAAACTTAGCCAATTGTTCGCGAGCAAGGAAATTCAAAAAACATACTTAGCGATCAGCGATCAAAAGCCGAAAAAAAAGCAAGGCTGGATCAAAGGTGATATGGCGTCCAGCCGCCGCGGTCAGTATAAATTGTTGCGTAGCCAAGAAAACCCCGCAATAACTTATTTCGAATCTGAATTGATAGAGCCAGGAATACGCGGATTTAAGTTGTTCCCAAAAACTGGTAAGACGCACCAGTTACGAGTAGCGATGAAAAGCATTGGAAGCCCAATATTAGGGGATGCATTATATTCTGGGTCGCCATCGGCCCGTCTGTATTTACACGCCTGGCAATTAGCGTTTGATTTAGAGGGTAGAAAATACAGTGTCATAGCACCGCCCAAAGACCCTTTGTTTCGCCAATGGTTAGAGAGTGATCAAAATGATTGA
- a CDS encoding SRPBCC domain-containing protein, producing MSTLYHEISLVTSPSDVWAALTTRVGLLKWWPDDVSISGGDSWCLTHQATKSSIIIKVVEDIPDQALEWLCVQGPEDWVNTLIHWRLESQDDRQTLTLEHRDLQVTSQHAAGLNTFWGVTIDRLKQSLLSEVNPNDDVDLGLWT from the coding sequence ATGTCCACACTCTATCATGAAATTAGTTTAGTAACTTCTCCAAGTGATGTTTGGGCCGCGTTAACTACGCGTGTAGGGTTATTAAAGTGGTGGCCCGATGATGTTTCAATTTCTGGCGGCGATAGCTGGTGTTTAACGCACCAGGCGACAAAATCTTCAATCATCATTAAGGTCGTTGAAGACATACCCGACCAAGCGCTTGAGTGGTTGTGCGTGCAAGGCCCTGAAGATTGGGTGAACACATTGATTCATTGGCGCTTAGAGAGCCAAGATGATCGTCAAACCTTAACGTTGGAGCATCGCGATCTTCAAGTGACGTCACAACATGCTGCTGGGCTAAACACCTTTTGGGGTGTGACCATTGATCGACTCAAACAATCTTTACTCAGCGAAGTTAATCCAAACGATGACGTAGACTTGGGTTTATGGACCTAA
- a CDS encoding PilZ domain-containing protein: protein MTESRAPRCGQLEIPLTLVTQDNQPLVCSCINISSTGAYLRPAEPLAEVKVGTMFQTKMLKRGTLTSVSIVVERVEADGFAVRFV, encoded by the coding sequence GTGACAGAATCGAGAGCGCCAAGATGTGGACAGCTGGAAATACCACTGACATTGGTCACACAAGACAACCAGCCATTGGTTTGTTCATGTATTAATATCTCCAGTACCGGAGCCTATCTAAGACCCGCCGAGCCCTTAGCTGAAGTAAAAGTAGGGACTATGTTTCAGACGAAAATGCTTAAAAGGGGCACTTTAACGAGCGTATCGATTGTTGTTGAACGCGTTGAGGCCGATGGGTTTGCCGTTAGGTTTGTATAA
- a CDS encoding bifunctional diguanylate cyclase/phosphodiesterase, with the protein MTFILTIIASVCLVAILLLPSVWINLLLTMLGVASLIYVVQKSPKMLLPGFALIMALIVVPVTKWYLPALLKQSTSVLESKIETEFDVIESTLQQFFFNNSAALDSLNLLIANEEVLTDRVFQNWMKQLLPDYRNNYLNIAISEDLIAKHVYPKSEANLKVLARNLGETPNMGFVYHEVLKTNVPGIIGPVDLIQGVPGVIRVVPVEGKPNVIISGVLSLQSLKEQLIPLVSESSKLSIAVTGYADPYYLVNQAEPQKSILKRVEYQDIKVDIYIQSDLLQSTITRTRWTSYAVSFLAWLLLTSSFTWQRHSIRLRDQQRSAILENKNALIEAQRLGQLGSWRQSGDDSFKLSEPLQSLIGVMKETIALKDLDSLVHPSEHKKVQTAFEELSSGKLTRITTQHRLRVGERYRWFEHRIARSEDGELTGIVRDIQTIKEQEKQVAKLEAFDPLTGASNRRHFHQLVSQNIALCDRRNTTLGLMLINIDDFRSVNEKYNQAVGDELLKLIASRLTTICRKTDFISRLGGDTFAVALVDVGTASQSVIAVENILRKLKMPYRLNNEEVFPQLTCGVALYPDDGLDFEHLLQRCEQTLSIAKTNKRGHYSFYSAELDSQTNRRQRILASLPSALKNDHFYIVFQPRVSSTGDHSSLSMEALVRWQDPELGFVSPGEFIPIAEGTSLIADIGTWLMNAAFSALHQYKDQLPRGLSISINLSPRQLEDTTLVSKVKQALDKFDIDPNCIELEVTEHSIAVESDIVLSNMKELNDLGFKFALDDFGTGYSNLSMLQSLPLHVLKIDMSFIRNIGFSDKSNELVRAIIDLGHTLGLHTVAEGVETIEQVSYLEKLGCEELQGFYFYKPALEDLINRLA; encoded by the coding sequence ATGACATTTATTCTCACCATTATCGCATCTGTCTGTTTAGTTGCTATTTTACTGCTTCCATCAGTCTGGATTAACCTCTTACTCACAATGCTCGGTGTGGCAAGTTTAATCTATGTAGTGCAAAAATCGCCCAAAATGCTATTGCCCGGGTTTGCGTTGATAATGGCATTGATCGTGGTTCCGGTAACTAAATGGTACCTACCGGCACTGTTAAAACAGTCTACTTCGGTTTTAGAAAGCAAAATTGAAACAGAATTCGATGTTATCGAGAGTACTCTGCAGCAATTTTTCTTCAACAACTCTGCCGCTCTCGATTCTTTGAATCTGTTAATCGCCAATGAAGAAGTACTGACGGACCGAGTTTTTCAAAACTGGATGAAACAGCTGCTGCCTGATTACCGCAACAACTACTTAAATATTGCCATCAGTGAAGATCTTATTGCGAAACACGTTTACCCAAAATCTGAAGCCAATTTAAAGGTACTCGCACGCAATTTAGGCGAAACTCCCAACATGGGGTTTGTATATCATGAGGTATTAAAAACCAATGTACCTGGCATCATCGGCCCGGTCGATTTAATACAAGGCGTGCCTGGAGTGATTCGAGTGGTACCAGTCGAAGGCAAACCAAATGTCATCATTTCTGGCGTCCTTTCTTTACAAAGCCTAAAAGAACAGCTGATTCCTCTCGTTTCGGAGTCCAGTAAGCTATCTATTGCCGTCACCGGTTATGCAGACCCTTATTACCTAGTTAACCAAGCAGAACCTCAAAAGAGCATCCTAAAACGAGTTGAGTATCAGGATATTAAAGTAGATATCTATATTCAATCTGATTTACTGCAATCGACGATCACTCGAACGCGATGGACCTCTTATGCGGTGTCTTTTTTAGCTTGGCTGCTATTAACGTCTAGCTTCACATGGCAAAGGCATTCTATTCGCTTAAGAGACCAACAACGCAGCGCCATTTTAGAAAACAAAAACGCCTTAATCGAAGCTCAGCGCCTAGGTCAACTGGGCTCTTGGCGGCAATCGGGCGATGACTCCTTCAAGCTGTCAGAACCGCTGCAAAGTTTAATTGGCGTGATGAAAGAAACAATTGCGCTCAAAGACTTAGATAGCTTGGTTCATCCGAGTGAACACAAAAAGGTTCAGACTGCATTTGAGGAACTCTCCTCCGGGAAACTCACCAGAATCACGACTCAGCATCGCCTTAGAGTTGGCGAACGCTATCGCTGGTTTGAACACCGAATCGCACGCTCTGAAGATGGTGAGTTAACTGGCATTGTGCGCGATATTCAAACGATTAAAGAGCAAGAAAAGCAAGTGGCAAAGCTTGAAGCATTTGACCCGCTGACAGGTGCATCTAATCGTCGACACTTTCACCAGCTCGTGTCACAAAACATCGCCCTGTGTGATCGTCGTAATACCACTCTTGGTTTAATGCTGATCAACATTGATGACTTTCGATCCGTCAATGAAAAATACAATCAAGCCGTTGGTGATGAGCTGCTAAAACTAATCGCCAGCCGATTAACCACCATTTGTCGCAAAACAGATTTTATTTCTAGATTAGGTGGTGACACATTTGCAGTAGCACTTGTCGATGTCGGCACAGCAAGCCAGTCGGTTATCGCGGTTGAAAATATCCTTCGAAAGTTAAAAATGCCTTATCGATTAAATAATGAAGAGGTATTTCCGCAACTTACCTGTGGTGTGGCTCTATACCCAGACGATGGGCTAGATTTTGAACATCTGTTACAGCGGTGTGAACAAACATTATCGATCGCTAAAACTAATAAACGCGGACACTATTCATTTTATTCAGCCGAGTTGGATTCTCAAACGAACCGCCGGCAGCGAATTTTGGCTAGCCTTCCAAGCGCTCTGAAGAATGATCACTTTTACATTGTCTTTCAACCTCGGGTCAGCAGTACTGGGGATCACTCATCACTGAGCATGGAGGCGCTGGTACGCTGGCAAGACCCTGAGCTAGGGTTTGTCTCACCTGGCGAGTTTATTCCGATTGCCGAAGGTACCAGCCTAATAGCCGATATTGGTACTTGGCTCATGAACGCGGCTTTTTCAGCACTACATCAATATAAAGATCAGCTACCCAGAGGATTATCGATATCCATCAACCTATCTCCTCGCCAGTTAGAAGACACTACCTTAGTAAGCAAGGTAAAACAGGCACTCGATAAGTTCGATATTGACCCTAATTGTATAGAGTTAGAAGTTACCGAGCATTCAATCGCGGTCGAGTCTGATATCGTGTTGAGCAATATGAAGGAACTTAATGACTTAGGGTTTAAGTTCGCCCTTGACGATTTTGGTACCGGTTATTCTAATTTAAGTATGTTGCAATCTTTACCGCTACACGTTCTTAAAATCGATATGAGCTTCATTCGAAACATTGGCTTTAGTGATAAGTCGAATGAGTTGGTACGAGCCATTATTGATTTGGGCCACACCTTAGGGCTACATACGGTTGCAGAGGGTGTTGAGACCATTGAGCAAGTCTCTTATCTAGAAAAGTTAGGGTGCGAAGAGCTCCAAGGTTTCTACTTTTATAAACCAGCCCTTGAAGATCTCATCAACAGGTTAGCGTGA
- a CDS encoding DMT family transporter, with translation MRFAKTPRPKKLESEFLAIGWVVHFKCYPVQHLPIRALEYTQPVNVGAFLAMLPVFIAIVSSIFGGAKQSLIQWITFTLAVFGALVVVTQGDWSVLRESGTGVGELLLVVAMLSWSFYTVLLKKLSPIGISSVALLTFFMGVGTLFIVPFWVFDMVREGAFIVPAKDQYWAVLFVALFPSLVSYFCWISAVNRSNATIAGLMITTAPLFNAILSMVVLNATISPIQWMGIALVSAGVAATLLLNKTASR, from the coding sequence ATTCGGTTTGCCAAAACTCCTCGCCCAAAAAAACTGGAAAGCGAATTTTTGGCCATTGGTTGGGTTGTCCATTTTAAGTGTTACCCTGTACAACACCTTCCAATAAGGGCATTAGAATATACCCAGCCCGTTAATGTAGGGGCCTTTTTAGCTATGCTTCCAGTATTTATTGCCATTGTGTCGAGTATATTTGGTGGCGCTAAACAATCACTTATCCAGTGGATTACTTTTACACTGGCGGTTTTTGGCGCACTTGTCGTTGTTACGCAGGGAGACTGGTCAGTTTTAAGAGAATCTGGTACTGGAGTCGGTGAATTGCTGCTTGTGGTCGCCATGCTCAGTTGGTCTTTCTATACCGTATTATTGAAAAAGCTGTCACCCATTGGTATCAGTTCAGTGGCTTTATTGACATTTTTTATGGGTGTTGGAACGCTCTTTATTGTTCCGTTTTGGGTATTTGATATGGTTCGAGAAGGCGCATTCATTGTTCCGGCTAAGGATCAATATTGGGCTGTTCTGTTTGTAGCCCTGTTCCCTTCATTGGTGTCTTACTTTTGTTGGATATCGGCCGTTAACAGATCAAACGCAACTATTGCAGGTTTAATGATCACGACTGCGCCTTTGTTTAACGCAATTTTAAGCATGGTGGTGTTAAACGCGACAATAAGCCCAATACAATGGATGGGCATTGCATTGGTCAGTGCAGGTGTTGCCGCTACACTGCTGTTGAATAAAACGGCATCACGCTAA
- the ylqF gene encoding ribosome biogenesis GTPase YlqF, with product MAKINWFPGHMAKAKRQISEIIPKIDVVIEVLDARIPLSSMNPVLTKVRRDKPVLRLLSKSDLADPTVTEKWQRFYEQEKNIIVLPIVMQDKKQLARIPNLCRKLAPFRGGIGKPVRSVVVGIPNVGKSTLINGLAGKKVARVGDEPAVTRAQQRIQIANDFTLMDTPGIMWPSPESELGGYRLAASGAIRDTAVEYEDIALFAIDYLAQRYPEALKQRYKLDTIAETAMECMEAIAKHRACVKGGSVDWHKVSEIVLKDLRNGSLGRISLEEPDNEILYRDLLEH from the coding sequence ATGGCAAAAATAAACTGGTTCCCCGGCCATATGGCCAAAGCAAAGCGTCAAATTAGTGAGATTATTCCTAAAATAGACGTTGTTATTGAAGTGTTAGACGCACGAATCCCTCTTTCTAGTATGAATCCGGTACTTACTAAAGTACGTCGAGATAAACCAGTTTTGCGCCTACTCAGCAAAAGTGATTTAGCCGATCCGACCGTTACCGAAAAATGGCAGCGGTTTTATGAGCAAGAAAAAAACATCATCGTACTGCCCATAGTGATGCAAGATAAAAAACAGTTGGCTCGTATTCCTAATTTATGTCGAAAACTAGCCCCTTTTAGAGGCGGAATCGGAAAGCCTGTGCGCAGTGTCGTGGTTGGCATCCCGAACGTTGGGAAATCTACCCTGATTAATGGGTTGGCGGGCAAAAAAGTAGCCCGAGTGGGTGATGAACCCGCTGTCACGAGAGCTCAGCAACGCATTCAGATTGCCAATGACTTTACGTTAATGGATACGCCCGGAATTATGTGGCCATCGCCAGAGAGTGAGTTAGGCGGGTACCGTTTAGCAGCTTCTGGGGCCATTAGAGACACGGCGGTTGAATATGAAGATATTGCTCTGTTTGCGATCGATTATTTAGCTCAACGTTACCCTGAAGCGTTAAAGCAACGCTATAAGTTAGATACGATTGCTGAAACGGCAATGGAATGTATGGAAGCGATCGCAAAGCATCGAGCGTGTGTGAAGGGCGGCAGTGTAGATTGGCATAAAGTGAGTGAAATTGTACTGAAAGATTTGCGAAATGGATCTTTAGGTAGAATTAGTTTAGAGGAGCCCGATAATGAAATTTTATATCGGGATCTGCTAGAGCATTAA
- a CDS encoding histone deacetylase family protein encodes MIPTALIYHPDCELHDMGEDHPESPLRTKAIMQRLQDKGLFEQLKVHQAKMGTSDHVLKIHHATYVEQLERINPSHGLIQADPDTLMGPHSYDASYLAVGAGVQAVDGVLSGQYKRAFCNIRPPGHHAEPAATMGFCFFNNIAVAVAHALEQEGINKVAILDFDVHQCNGTIEAFADKPEVMVCTSFQHPFYPNSHWASEHPHMILTPLVAFSDIRDMKHAWEAQWLPELERHQPDMIFISAGFDAHTLDTMGQLNWQNEDYYWLTKQITEFAATHCDDRIISMLEGGYHLPSLAESASLHIQALLED; translated from the coding sequence ATGATACCGACAGCGCTCATTTACCATCCTGATTGTGAATTACACGACATGGGTGAAGACCACCCTGAATCGCCCTTGCGAACGAAAGCAATCATGCAGCGCCTGCAGGATAAAGGGCTTTTCGAGCAGCTCAAAGTACACCAAGCTAAAATGGGCACCAGTGACCATGTACTCAAAATTCATCACGCCACCTATGTTGAACAACTTGAGCGCATAAATCCAAGCCATGGTCTCATTCAGGCCGACCCCGATACTCTTATGGGACCGCACAGTTACGATGCGAGCTATTTAGCCGTGGGGGCAGGTGTTCAGGCGGTCGATGGTGTTTTATCTGGGCAGTATAAGCGGGCATTTTGTAATATTCGTCCACCTGGCCATCACGCTGAACCGGCCGCCACCATGGGGTTTTGCTTTTTCAACAACATTGCTGTCGCTGTCGCACATGCACTTGAGCAAGAAGGTATAAATAAAGTCGCCATTTTAGATTTTGATGTTCATCAGTGTAACGGCACCATTGAAGCATTCGCTGACAAACCCGAAGTTATGGTCTGCACCAGCTTTCAACACCCTTTTTACCCAAATAGCCATTGGGCAAGTGAACACCCCCATATGATATTAACGCCTCTCGTTGCTTTTTCTGATATTCGAGATATGAAACATGCATGGGAAGCACAATGGTTGCCAGAGTTAGAACGACATCAACCCGATATGATTTTTATTTCAGCTGGCTTTGATGCGCATACTTTAGACACGATGGGACAATTAAACTGGCAAAACGAAGACTACTATTGGCTAACCAAACAAATTACAGAATTTGCGGCCACACACTGTGACGACCGCATTATTTCGATGCTGGAAGGGGGTTATCACCTGCCTAGCTTGGCTGAATCGGCATCACTGCATATTCAAGCCTTACTTGAGGATTAA